Part of the Desulfovibrio porci genome is shown below.
CCAGATCGCGGGCGAACAGACGGCGGAAGCCGCGCCCCATGCGCCGGAAGTCCGCCAGATAGCTGAAGACCTCCACCTTGTGATGCCAGCTTTTGGGGTGCAGCCGCCAGCGGGTCAGTTTTTCCGGCGCAAAGGCAAAGGGCACGCGCGCGGCGAGCTGCGCCCAGACCCACCAGTCCAGCCAGCGCGGCACGGGCGTTTGCAGGGAAATCCGGCGCAAGAGGTCCGTGCGGGCCATGGCGCAGGAAAAGGTGGGAATCTTGTTTTCCAGCAAAAAGGGCCGCACGTCGCACACGGTCCGCTCATACCGGGCGTGCCAGCGCATGACGCGCGGCACATAGCCCTCAAACCAGGCCGTGTCGGCTCCGGGCATGGCGAAGGGGGCGATGTCGTTGCAGACCACGCCCGCGCCGCTTTTTTCCGCAGCCTCCAGGCGGCGCTCCAGACAGTGGGGATGCCAGAGGTCGTCGGCTTCCAGAAAAGCCGTCCAGCGGCCCCGCGCCTCGGCCAGGCCCAGGGCCAGACCGGCGGGCAGGCCGTGGTTTTTGCCGTCCGCATGGGTCAGCACGCGCAGCCTGGGGTCGCGCGCGGCAAAGGCCCGGGCCACGGCCAGGGACTGGTCCGTGGAGCCGTCCTCCACCAGCAGAATTTCGATGTCCTCCACGCTCTGCCCCAGAACGCCGCGCAACGCGCCGGGCAGATAGCGGGCGTAATTGTGGCTGGGCACTATGACCGTGACGACCGGGGCGGAAGGCATGGACCACCTCCTCAAAAGGGTGGCGGGGCGTTCAGCGCTTCTTTTTGCCCCCGGCCGCCGGGGCGGGTTCCGGGCAGGAGGGATCGTCCAGCAGGGTCTGGAGGTGGCGCAGGCTGTGCCAGTGGGCGAAGAGCATTTCCATGAGGCCGTTTTTGACCCACTGGCCCAGGGTGGCCTCGGGCAGAGCCATGATCGCGGCCCGATCCGCGCAGCGCAGGCCGCCCACCCTGCGC
Proteins encoded:
- a CDS encoding glycosyltransferase family 2 protein; amino-acid sequence: MPSAPVVTVIVPSHNYARYLPGALRGVLGQSVEDIEILLVEDGSTDQSLAVARAFAARDPRLRVLTHADGKNHGLPAGLALGLAEARGRWTAFLEADDLWHPHCLERRLEAAEKSGAGVVCNDIAPFAMPGADTAWFEGYVPRVMRWHARYERTVCDVRPFLLENKIPTFSCAMARTDLLRRISLQTPVPRWLDWWVWAQLAARVPFAFAPEKLTRWRLHPKSWHHKVEVFSYLADFRRMGRGFRRLFARDLARQRQWGALAFLWLPATLRLAARMALVAREDGLARALRRISGRVDAVRSIRKL